A single Desulfatibacillum aliphaticivorans DSM 15576 DNA region contains:
- a CDS encoding beta-propeller fold lactonase family protein: MKIVNSAVTFTIAAIFLCLGSGAAFAGMYAYIPNTGSDSIAVVDFDTDEITAEIDVENGPKGVVVTPDGQYVFVANSISGTVSVIQTSHIATTQDEVIDTISIGGELGGIAIDKDAEYVYVVSTSNEQVVKLNISDPENISKTGTYSVGGSPQGVAVLNDGDRIFVTNADDDTVSVVDSDGVSEISVGDSPGGIVAARHNDYVYVANEGDGTISVIDGDELEVVKTITVGNGPYALALASWDSYLYAANRTDGTVSIINAVTFSVLEEGVAVGSSPSGLSVPLNGSDAYVIDSTDNTLSIVDLDGNVTIMDNAYLNTSNITDLNGPMGLGSFIGGDEIDAPTDLTVVSIGESTIRIKWLCDAWNVEGYKVEVKNYSSSNSEYKLHALVTDPTQNSNDYYFYTIQGLNDGVKYGIKIASYTEATDSDLTSAVTSTTDESDDDDDDDSSDNDCFIGSLFH; encoded by the coding sequence ATGAAAATCGTTAATTCGGCAGTCACTTTTACCATTGCAGCCATTTTTTTGTGTTTAGGCTCAGGCGCCGCTTTTGCCGGCATGTACGCATACATTCCCAACACGGGCTCGGACTCCATAGCCGTGGTGGACTTTGACACGGATGAAATTACCGCGGAAATTGATGTGGAAAACGGCCCAAAGGGCGTGGTGGTAACCCCTGACGGCCAATACGTGTTCGTGGCCAATTCCATCAGCGGAACGGTTTCGGTTATTCAGACCAGCCATATTGCCACAACCCAGGACGAAGTCATTGACACCATCAGCATCGGCGGAGAACTGGGAGGCATAGCCATTGATAAAGACGCAGAGTACGTTTATGTGGTCAGCACTTCCAACGAACAGGTAGTCAAGCTGAACATCTCGGATCCTGAAAATATTTCCAAAACCGGAACATACAGCGTGGGGGGCTCGCCCCAGGGCGTCGCCGTCCTTAATGACGGAGACCGCATATTCGTAACCAATGCGGATGACGACACGGTCAGTGTGGTGGATTCCGACGGGGTTTCTGAAATCAGCGTGGGAGATTCCCCCGGAGGAATCGTGGCCGCAAGACACAACGACTACGTATACGTAGCTAACGAAGGCGACGGAACCATCTCCGTCATCGATGGGGACGAACTGGAAGTGGTGAAAACCATCACCGTGGGTAATGGCCCCTACGCCTTGGCCCTGGCCTCCTGGGACAGCTACCTGTATGCGGCCAACCGGACCGACGGAACCGTCAGCATCATCAACGCCGTCACCTTCTCCGTGCTGGAAGAAGGCGTGGCCGTGGGCTCCTCGCCTTCCGGCCTGTCCGTTCCGCTTAACGGCTCCGACGCCTACGTGATCGACTCCACGGACAACACCCTGAGCATTGTGGACCTGGATGGAAACGTGACCATCATGGACAACGCTTACCTCAACACGTCCAATATCACGGATTTGAACGGGCCCATGGGCCTGGGATCATTTATCGGCGGAGATGAGATTGACGCCCCCACGGACTTGACAGTGGTTTCCATAGGGGAGTCCACCATAAGGATCAAGTGGCTTTGCGATGCGTGGAACGTGGAAGGCTATAAGGTGGAAGTAAAGAACTATTCCTCCAGCAACTCGGAGTACAAGCTCCACGCCCTTGTCACCGACCCGACGCAAAACAGCAACGACTACTATTTTTACACCATTCAAGGGCTGAACGACGGCGTGAAATACGGAATCAAAATCGCCTCCTACACGGAAGCCACGGATTCGGACCTCACCTCGGCGGTCACCTCTACAACGGACGAAAGCGACGATGACGATGACGACGACAGCAGCGACAACGACTGTTTTATCGGAAGCCTGTTTCACTAA
- a CDS encoding glycosyltransferase family 39 protein, whose amino-acid sequence MRISPYAATLAGAILILYAQGGFVPGYSPDSVQYLACANNLMDGKGFHSFDGLPFTGWAPLQPLIIAFMGILGMNPVTAPFWISLFSLAGIVFTVHYVLERSLSSRPLIIIGTFSMLMPAMFAFYYMAWSEPLFCLLALWLVIFFHKYLEREKAALLAAAGVMAGLACLQRYIGACLVMAAVFLLLVRPSRTGFLQRIKECLLFGTIASAPVFAWMARNYVTVSYLTGPRKPSGHNLFEVLNTFGATAAYLVYPWDMSKPLKALLIFAAAGFMGLAFKKAGGVSMAVNSFKKWTFPWTLGVMTAAYISAIFLTYLNTLLDDSATRYIAVFYFGIIILAFWLFDRASSTKDAKSPERTKSIIMLVCAAWLAAGLVGSVKNAADLHNAGVGNYHEKKWADSGTAQWITENPPTGRAYSNLAHFVYYKTGAECRLLPKERSKLDMLHADVLENGSVQVIWFNAANRKPDYSLDSFMNKYRVVINAALNDGKVLTLYPS is encoded by the coding sequence ATGAGAATTTCCCCCTACGCGGCAACCTTGGCTGGAGCCATTTTGATTCTTTACGCTCAGGGAGGTTTTGTTCCCGGCTACTCGCCGGATTCCGTTCAATACCTTGCCTGCGCAAATAATCTGATGGATGGAAAAGGCTTCCACTCCTTTGACGGCTTGCCTTTCACCGGCTGGGCGCCCTTGCAGCCGCTTATAATCGCCTTCATGGGCATTTTGGGGATGAATCCCGTTACAGCGCCTTTTTGGATCAGCCTGTTCAGTTTGGCGGGTATCGTATTTACCGTACATTATGTTTTGGAACGGAGCCTGAGCAGCCGGCCTTTAATAATAATCGGAACATTTTCCATGCTCATGCCGGCCATGTTCGCCTTTTATTATATGGCTTGGTCCGAGCCGCTTTTTTGCCTTTTGGCCCTGTGGCTGGTTATTTTTTTTCACAAATACCTGGAGCGGGAAAAAGCCGCGCTTCTGGCTGCGGCCGGCGTCATGGCGGGCCTGGCTTGTTTGCAGCGTTATATCGGCGCCTGCCTGGTTATGGCGGCGGTCTTTCTTTTGCTTGTGCGGCCGAGCAGAACGGGGTTTTTGCAAAGGATAAAGGAGTGCCTGCTTTTCGGGACCATCGCCTCCGCCCCGGTTTTTGCGTGGATGGCCAGAAACTATGTGACCGTCTCCTATCTTACCGGGCCGCGCAAGCCTTCCGGCCACAATCTTTTTGAAGTCCTCAATACATTCGGCGCCACGGCCGCTTATTTGGTTTATCCGTGGGACATGTCCAAACCGCTTAAGGCCCTCCTGATTTTTGCGGCGGCGGGATTTATGGGATTAGCATTCAAAAAAGCCGGCGGCGTTTCCATGGCCGTCAATTCCTTCAAAAAGTGGACCTTCCCCTGGACTTTGGGAGTGATGACCGCCGCTTACATCAGCGCCATCTTTTTGACCTATTTGAACACCCTTCTCGACGACTCCGCAACGCGTTACATAGCCGTTTTTTATTTCGGAATCATCATTTTGGCTTTCTGGCTTTTTGACCGGGCTTCGTCAACAAAGGACGCTAAATCCCCGGAGCGGACAAAAAGCATTATCATGCTTGTGTGTGCAGCGTGGCTGGCGGCGGGACTTGTTGGATCGGTAAAGAATGCCGCGGATTTGCACAATGCCGGCGTTGGCAACTACCATGAAAAAAAATGGGCGGACTCGGGGACGGCGCAATGGATAACGGAAAACCCTCCCACAGGAAGGGCTTACAGCAACCTCGCCCATTTTGTCTATTACAAGACAGGCGCCGAATGCCGTCTGTTGCCGAAAGAGCGGTCAAAGCTCGACATGCTTCACGCCGACGTCCTTGAAAACGGCTCCGTGCAGGTGATCTGGTTTAACGCTGCCAATCGAAAGCCTGACTATAGCCTGGATTCATTTATGAATAAGTACCGGGTTGTTATCAATGCAGCGCTCAATGACGGAAAAGTCCTAACCCTTTATCCGTCATGA
- a CDS encoding DUF7065 domain-containing protein, with amino-acid sequence MLKDDDYGFLEGRHEPTDDPFWQESWYFNFADSETDTYGLTRIAYCPYKGKADGLLLASINGRPAILYPAVGKSLQSREVFINPPECLKTRGLEFACRSPMGRWDLRLKTRNVEMNLAFKAITPMHMFPEVITTDGKSAAARHYEQGGAVNGVIRRKGKKSEINGMGQRDHSWGPRHWSGVGSWTWISAQFSSGWAFNYWNLGEGSPAKTCGFLGDAKGSVDLIQGEAEWKKKDGSGLNLTITPEGQSVREIAFQGRTRWSLFKDGAIINENFGVFSCNGEQGVGVVERLYKPRFGLASYLPEVPKMVALGLQSL; translated from the coding sequence ATGCTCAAAGACGATGATTACGGCTTTTTGGAAGGAAGGCATGAACCGACTGACGATCCGTTTTGGCAGGAGTCCTGGTATTTCAATTTTGCAGACTCTGAAACCGACACTTACGGACTGACCCGCATTGCGTATTGCCCTTATAAGGGAAAAGCAGACGGATTGTTGCTGGCTTCCATAAACGGGCGGCCCGCCATATTATACCCGGCAGTGGGCAAATCTTTGCAATCCAGGGAGGTTTTCATCAACCCGCCTGAGTGCTTGAAAACTAGAGGCCTGGAGTTTGCCTGCCGCTCCCCCATGGGCCGTTGGGACTTGAGGTTAAAAACCCGAAACGTGGAAATGAACCTGGCTTTCAAGGCGATAACCCCCATGCACATGTTTCCGGAAGTGATTACCACGGACGGAAAGTCCGCCGCCGCCAGGCATTACGAACAAGGCGGCGCGGTCAACGGCGTGATTCGCCGGAAAGGAAAGAAAAGCGAGATCAACGGCATGGGGCAGCGCGATCATTCCTGGGGCCCCAGGCACTGGTCCGGGGTGGGATCGTGGACCTGGATAAGCGCGCAATTCTCCTCGGGCTGGGCTTTTAATTACTGGAACCTGGGAGAGGGGTCGCCGGCGAAAACCTGCGGGTTTCTGGGCGACGCAAAAGGAAGCGTGGATTTGATCCAGGGAGAGGCGGAGTGGAAAAAAAAGGACGGCTCCGGCCTGAATCTTACCATAACCCCGGAAGGCCAGTCAGTCAGGGAAATTGCTTTTCAGGGAAGGACCCGCTGGTCTTTGTTCAAAGACGGAGCAATCATTAATGAGAATTTCGGCGTTTTTTCCTGCAACGGCGAGCAGGGCGTCGGCGTAGTAGAGCGTCTGTATAAACCGCGTTTCGGCTTGGCGAGCTACTTGCCGGAAGTCCCCAAAATGGTCGCACTAGGCCTGCAAAGCCTGTAA
- a CDS encoding PEP/pyruvate-binding domain-containing protein has translation MALKSNPLWTPISKRTKPSIELQGGKGANLVRLARAGFPVPGGVILTTRLLKNADQSNLSRLQNLICKALASFPAQTQWAVRSSGTSEDGHQASFAGQHDTFLNVPRDELAARVLDCLDSSRSLHADVYRDKMEQSSSSSMAVVIQAMVNAQCAGVLFTRHPVLPHVDCIVVEGIPGLGEDLVSGRKNPDRLELSRSGRRLEAVFYNPNMQCLDAVGDAIFCEAANTIEKAMAAPQDVEWAYDGRKLWILQTRPITTLKRPSKVWTRAWGDEFWAEATTDLQYTLMGRWIRDDYIRDLGRICGWDFLSRVEPFERINSHVYFNPEYMRRLLRLVHPAMRMERQLNWMPPYWRAEASSIKFRPAALALSLLRSSLADKNSGMLSHYKRLPKYLKQVQETLIPELGQDFSPLSDKELWQRLMRNDRMGRAHFKFVRWGLGSYLAPTRMICAWICENWTSRTQTADPEGHYFEMLLTSPQGNSTTRVNEEIEQLSRLASKIPGLRERLICSPDLPSLDDIVAMPESKSFVSEFNGFIQRHGHRGSSRETRLPRWMDDPSLILNNILAFAASGMEGSKVGKTKDRKDSWLQEVRRQPGGWWKRAIAEKSLSLAREYVRYRENQRYALDYILADMRRVILEMASRLKTKGLLKQEDDIFFVTYNELKSLWDGAASMPPDVEVRRAGFLKDSSRLPPEWILDGEPFPKKRVAAKNGFRGTPASPGSAKGTARVVMRVEDLRSVRQGDILVAPNTDPGWTPVFGLISGLVVQTGGMLSHAAIVAREYGIPAVTGVAEACRNINTNDYLEVNGRDGTVAILNFTGDEQARAI, from the coding sequence ATGGCGCTTAAATCCAATCCCTTATGGACGCCCATCTCCAAACGAACCAAACCGTCTATCGAACTTCAGGGCGGAAAAGGGGCCAACCTGGTGCGTCTGGCAAGGGCCGGATTTCCCGTTCCGGGCGGAGTGATTCTAACCACCCGGCTGCTGAAAAACGCCGACCAAAGCAATTTGTCCCGGTTGCAAAATCTGATTTGCAAAGCCTTGGCCTCCTTTCCCGCCCAAACCCAATGGGCGGTGCGTTCGTCAGGAACCTCCGAGGACGGCCATCAGGCCTCGTTTGCAGGCCAGCACGATACCTTTTTGAACGTCCCGCGGGATGAACTGGCCGCCCGGGTTCTTGATTGCCTGGACTCCTCAAGATCCCTCCACGCAGACGTTTATCGCGATAAAATGGAGCAATCTTCTTCATCCTCCATGGCGGTGGTGATTCAGGCCATGGTCAACGCCCAGTGCGCCGGAGTGTTGTTTACAAGGCACCCTGTGCTGCCCCATGTGGATTGCATTGTGGTGGAAGGCATTCCCGGTCTGGGCGAGGACTTGGTCTCCGGGCGAAAAAATCCCGACCGGCTGGAATTGTCCCGTTCGGGAAGGCGTTTGGAGGCTGTTTTTTACAATCCAAACATGCAGTGCCTTGACGCCGTGGGCGATGCCATTTTCTGCGAAGCCGCAAACACTATAGAGAAAGCCATGGCCGCCCCCCAGGATGTGGAATGGGCTTATGACGGCCGAAAATTGTGGATTCTCCAAACCCGGCCCATAACCACCTTAAAGCGCCCTTCCAAGGTGTGGACCCGGGCCTGGGGCGACGAGTTCTGGGCCGAGGCCACCACGGATTTGCAATATACGCTCATGGGGCGCTGGATCAGGGACGACTACATCAGAGATCTTGGCCGCATTTGCGGGTGGGACTTTTTATCCCGGGTGGAGCCCTTTGAACGGATTAACAGCCACGTGTATTTCAATCCCGAGTACATGCGCAGGCTGCTGCGCTTGGTTCATCCGGCCATGCGCATGGAGCGGCAACTGAACTGGATGCCGCCTTATTGGCGGGCCGAGGCCTCTTCCATAAAATTCCGGCCTGCCGCGCTTGCGCTGAGCCTGCTTAGATCCTCCCTGGCGGACAAAAATTCGGGCATGCTTTCCCATTACAAACGATTGCCCAAGTACCTCAAGCAAGTGCAGGAGACGCTTATTCCCGAGCTTGGGCAAGACTTCTCCCCCCTGAGCGACAAGGAGTTATGGCAAAGGCTTATGCGGAACGACCGCATGGGCAGGGCGCATTTTAAGTTCGTGCGTTGGGGCCTGGGCTCCTATTTGGCGCCTACCCGGATGATCTGCGCCTGGATTTGTGAAAACTGGACCTCCCGCACCCAGACCGCCGACCCGGAAGGTCATTATTTTGAAATGCTTCTCACCAGCCCGCAGGGAAACAGCACCACCCGGGTCAATGAGGAAATTGAGCAGCTAAGCCGTTTGGCCTCAAAGATTCCCGGTCTGCGGGAGCGTTTGATCTGCTCGCCGGACTTACCCTCCCTGGATGACATCGTGGCCATGCCGGAGTCAAAATCCTTTGTCTCGGAATTTAATGGCTTTATCCAACGCCACGGGCATCGCGGCAGTTCCCGGGAAACCCGCCTTCCCCGGTGGATGGACGATCCGAGCCTGATTCTTAACAACATTCTTGCTTTTGCAGCGTCCGGCATGGAAGGAAGCAAAGTAGGGAAAACAAAGGACCGAAAAGACTCCTGGCTGCAAGAGGTAAGGCGGCAGCCCGGCGGCTGGTGGAAAAGGGCTATTGCGGAAAAGTCTTTGTCTCTGGCCAGGGAATACGTTAGATACAGGGAGAATCAGCGCTACGCTCTGGACTACATCCTGGCGGACATGCGCCGCGTCATCCTGGAGATGGCGTCAAGATTAAAAACAAAAGGCCTGCTTAAGCAGGAAGACGACATATTTTTTGTAACTTATAATGAGTTGAAATCCTTGTGGGACGGCGCCGCTTCAATGCCTCCGGATGTGGAGGTCAGACGGGCGGGCTTTTTAAAGGACTCCTCCCGGCTTCCTCCTGAATGGATTTTGGATGGAGAGCCTTTTCCCAAAAAAAGGGTTGCGGCGAAAAACGGCTTTCGCGGAACTCCAGCCTCGCCCGGCTCCGCCAAAGGAACGGCCCGGGTTGTGATGCGGGTGGAGGATTTACGGAGCGTACGCCAGGGGGACATCCTGGTGGCGCCCAATACGGACCCCGGCTGGACCCCGGTTTTCGGGCTGATTTCCGGCCTGGTCGTTCAGACGGGCGGCATGCTTTCCCATGCGGCTATCGTAGCCAGGGAATACGGCATCCCGGCCGTAACCGGCGTGGCGGAAGCCTGCCGCAATATCAATACAAACGACTATCTTGAGGTCAACGGCAGGGACGGGACCGTTGCAATATTGAATTTCACCGGGGATGAGCAAGCCCGGGCCATATAA
- a CDS encoding hybrid sensor histidine kinase/response regulator gives MDPKSPRKQQKPFDQSIRYKLMLIQSVIFVIPAFAIAYFLYEKKILLDYYNALIFIFVLALILGGFILLRQILDRVADLAEFGKKVEQGDSTALAAAQFEDDELGEISGTINNLIAKLEKTTDRANQRVIELLCIKEFADAVREERSKTKLMHLLLEKAMAATGSASGAVFIRDERGSNFSLVDSRGVDPVLALDSGAQMMELVKSGEMGPGSPTFVAPLIEQDRMIGVIALGAKQGGALFTEQDQNVLSIMKDHLSSGCEAGYLDSELQDRVRELNKRTEDLEEEIRIRQETEDKLRSILESSSAISIVSTDLDQIIRYWNKGAENIFGFTAEEMIGEKITKIYVDDPQSREILSQARNHVIENKDATSCEVRELSKEGSDKWVRLNLSARMDQDKNVIGLLGIGEDITERKQLEQMLLHAQKMKAIGTLAGGVAHDFNNILTSVRAYTELAQFRIDNQGAVQESLDQIMNATDRAKEMVKQILNFSRQTGEEKKPVQLGPVIKEAVTLLKAALPSTIDVVMALKEWECIIHADATQVHQIIMNLGTNAAHAMVQSGGILHFSMIREEVDRKTAAKIPELKSGNYIKLRVQDTGCGMEPEVMKHIFDPYYTTRETGKGSGMGLAVVYGIVKQHGGAIVVKSKPGKGTLFDVYFPIVSERPKSSPRKATDIPHGTESILFVDDELAVTEPYLRILEDLGYTVTGFTDGMEALEAFRANPSHYDLIICDMTMPKITGEMLAQRAKDVRSDIPVIICTGYSDAMSEEKAREMGIQAMLPKPLAVEELAAAIRTVLAGKSYNAA, from the coding sequence ATGGACCCTAAAAGTCCCAGGAAACAGCAAAAGCCTTTTGATCAGAGCATACGTTATAAGTTAATGCTCATCCAGTCGGTTATTTTCGTTATTCCCGCTTTTGCCATCGCCTATTTTTTGTATGAAAAAAAGATTCTGCTCGATTATTACAATGCGCTTATCTTCATCTTTGTTTTGGCTCTTATTCTGGGCGGATTCATCCTGCTGCGCCAGATTCTGGACCGCGTGGCGGACCTGGCTGAATTCGGCAAAAAAGTGGAGCAGGGAGACTCCACAGCCCTGGCAGCGGCGCAATTCGAAGACGATGAGCTTGGCGAAATTTCCGGAACCATAAACAACCTGATAGCCAAGCTGGAAAAAACCACGGACAGGGCCAATCAGAGAGTCATAGAGCTTTTGTGCATTAAGGAGTTCGCCGACGCCGTACGGGAGGAGCGCAGCAAGACCAAGCTCATGCATCTGCTTTTGGAAAAAGCCATGGCGGCCACGGGCTCAGCCTCCGGGGCTGTGTTTATCAGGGACGAGAGAGGGTCCAACTTTTCCTTGGTGGATTCCCGGGGCGTGGATCCCGTCCTTGCCCTGGATTCCGGCGCCCAGATGATGGAACTGGTGAAATCCGGCGAGATGGGGCCTGGCAGTCCGACTTTTGTCGCTCCCTTGATTGAGCAGGATCGAATGATCGGCGTTATTGCGTTGGGCGCCAAGCAGGGCGGGGCGCTTTTCACCGAGCAGGACCAAAACGTGCTTTCCATTATGAAGGACCATCTTTCTTCAGGGTGCGAGGCCGGATACCTGGACAGCGAACTGCAGGACAGGGTCCGGGAATTGAACAAACGCACCGAAGACCTGGAAGAGGAGATCAGAATACGCCAGGAGACGGAGGACAAGCTCCGCAGCATTTTGGAAAGCTCCTCGGCCATATCCATTGTGTCCACCGATCTGGATCAAATTATTCGATACTGGAATAAGGGCGCTGAAAATATTTTCGGATTCACGGCCGAAGAAATGATCGGCGAGAAAATCACCAAGATTTATGTGGACGATCCCCAATCCAGGGAGATTTTGTCCCAGGCCAGAAATCACGTCATAGAAAACAAGGACGCCACGTCCTGTGAAGTCCGGGAGCTTTCCAAGGAAGGCTCGGACAAGTGGGTCAGGCTTAATCTTTCCGCTAGAATGGACCAGGACAAAAATGTCATCGGGCTTTTGGGAATAGGAGAGGACATCACCGAGCGCAAACAGCTTGAACAAATGCTCCTGCACGCCCAAAAAATGAAAGCCATCGGCACGCTTGCCGGAGGCGTGGCCCACGACTTCAACAATATCCTCACCAGCGTCAGGGCCTACACCGAACTGGCCCAGTTCCGCATTGACAACCAAGGCGCGGTGCAGGAAAGCCTGGACCAGATTATGAACGCCACGGACCGGGCCAAGGAGATGGTCAAGCAGATCCTGAATTTCAGCAGGCAGACGGGGGAAGAGAAAAAACCCGTGCAGCTCGGGCCTGTGATCAAGGAAGCCGTCACCCTTTTAAAGGCCGCCCTTCCTTCCACCATCGATGTCGTCATGGCGCTTAAGGAGTGGGAGTGCATTATTCACGCCGACGCCACCCAGGTGCATCAGATCATCATGAACCTCGGAACAAACGCGGCCCACGCCATGGTTCAGAGCGGCGGGATTTTGCATTTTTCCATGATCCGCGAGGAAGTGGACAGAAAGACCGCCGCAAAGATTCCCGAGCTTAAAAGCGGAAACTATATCAAATTGCGGGTTCAGGATACCGGGTGCGGTATGGAGCCCGAGGTTATGAAGCATATCTTCGACCCCTACTACACAACCCGGGAAACCGGAAAAGGCTCGGGCATGGGGCTGGCCGTGGTTTACGGAATCGTCAAGCAGCACGGCGGCGCCATTGTCGTTAAGAGCAAGCCCGGAAAAGGGACTTTGTTCGACGTTTATTTTCCCATCGTGTCCGAGCGTCCCAAAAGCAGTCCCAGAAAAGCAACGGACATTCCTCACGGGACGGAGTCCATTTTGTTCGTGGACGACGAATTGGCGGTTACCGAGCCCTATCTGCGCATCCTGGAGGATTTGGGTTATACGGTGACAGGGTTTACGGACGGCATGGAGGCTCTGGAAGCCTTTAGAGCAAACCCGAGCCATTACGACCTGATTATTTGCGACATGACCATGCCTAAAATTACCGGAGAAATGCTGGCCCAAAGAGCCAAGGACGTCCGCAGCGACATCCCCGTAATTATTTGTACAGGGTATTCCGACGCCATGAGCGAAGAAAAAGCCCGGGAAATGGGAATCCAGGCTATGCTGCCCAAGCCTTTGGCTGTGGAGGAGCTTGCCGCGGCGATTCGAACGGTTTTGGCGGGCAAATCCTATAACGCAGCCTAA
- a CDS encoding neutral/alkaline non-lysosomal ceramidase N-terminal domain-containing protein, whose amino-acid sequence MGMALLSGLGGCAAKHLAVNAENIRPEVQLENQTMTAGFARVDITPGPGMPMGGYSMMGKQGMGYRTKLYARAVYIKPKQGRPVCLVQCDLLAGSLAVHHKAAEIVAQKTDVEPAGFVMAGTHTHSAPANFFGSNFYNKFASAKKGLEPDFFEFLCDRIAMAAVQAYENQRPAKIAIGSVDVYGATRNRSLPAYWRNANVTDEPPADQAINPLLHMIRIDCKADDGAYHPAGAFTNFSIHPTAISTGNILYNGDVFAYIEREVEWGIKKAYNTPFEPVHAACNMTHGDNTPEIPPEIDEGFIEAKRVGKIVGRAAMDLFTSLDGELNDDVPVGYFAKELDVLESPAKADAAVCSRAVVGCALTAGATSRYTPVLHKMPLFAPGWPRKVFTHGCQAEKRVVGGPFQYLILPREDFPHVLFLQTIRIGDVVIMPIPFETCMEQGARIAASVKESAEKAGMEGVSHYYVMSCSNGYWGYVTTPEEYSLQYYEGGHTLYGPGTGAFLAAHLSDMAKSLASGDQAPDLPSSWAFDLKTKHYLIKKDAPAEERKVIGRPVYEPEGDNLEACWTVSWEDLPPGVMAFDRPIASVQEMDGDQWRVLTKEGEPIDDSGYDISVQFVKMNSKTGMGIYQATWHDPVKESGRKFRFAIAPGEQGEYIFSDTFN is encoded by the coding sequence ATGGGAATGGCTTTGCTTTCCGGCTTGGGAGGATGCGCTGCAAAGCATCTGGCGGTTAACGCCGAAAACATCCGGCCGGAGGTCCAATTGGAAAATCAAACAATGACAGCCGGGTTCGCCAGGGTGGACATCACCCCCGGCCCGGGCATGCCCATGGGCGGCTATTCCATGATGGGCAAGCAGGGCATGGGGTATCGCACCAAGTTGTACGCCCGGGCTGTTTACATCAAGCCGAAGCAGGGCAGGCCCGTCTGTCTGGTTCAATGCGATCTGCTGGCCGGCTCTCTGGCCGTGCACCATAAGGCTGCTGAGATTGTTGCGCAAAAAACGGATGTGGAGCCCGCCGGATTTGTAATGGCCGGAACCCACACTCACAGCGCGCCCGCCAATTTTTTCGGCAGCAATTTTTATAATAAATTCGCTTCCGCCAAAAAGGGTCTGGAGCCGGATTTTTTTGAATTTCTTTGCGACCGTATAGCCATGGCGGCCGTCCAGGCTTATGAAAACCAGCGGCCTGCAAAAATAGCCATCGGCTCTGTGGACGTATACGGCGCCACTCGAAACCGCAGCCTGCCCGCTTATTGGCGGAACGCCAACGTGACGGACGAGCCTCCGGCCGATCAGGCGATCAATCCTTTGCTGCACATGATTCGGATAGATTGCAAGGCGGACGACGGGGCCTATCACCCGGCCGGGGCGTTTACGAATTTTTCCATCCATCCCACGGCCATCAGCACGGGCAACATATTGTATAACGGGGACGTTTTTGCGTACATCGAACGGGAAGTGGAATGGGGAATCAAAAAGGCTTACAACACTCCCTTTGAGCCGGTTCATGCCGCCTGCAACATGACCCACGGGGACAACACCCCGGAGATTCCGCCTGAGATCGACGAAGGCTTTATCGAAGCCAAACGGGTGGGTAAGATTGTGGGGCGGGCCGCCATGGATTTGTTCACATCCCTGGACGGCGAACTCAATGACGATGTTCCGGTCGGCTATTTCGCCAAGGAACTGGACGTGCTGGAAAGCCCAGCCAAAGCGGACGCCGCCGTCTGCAGCCGGGCGGTTGTGGGGTGCGCTCTTACGGCGGGCGCCACCTCCCGGTACACGCCGGTCCTGCACAAAATGCCTCTTTTCGCCCCTGGATGGCCGCGCAAGGTGTTCACCCACGGCTGCCAGGCGGAAAAGCGGGTGGTTGGCGGCCCGTTTCAATACCTGATTTTACCCCGGGAGGATTTTCCCCACGTCCTCTTTCTGCAGACCATTCGGATCGGGGACGTTGTCATCATGCCCATTCCTTTTGAAACGTGCATGGAGCAGGGGGCGCGGATCGCGGCATCGGTGAAGGAAAGCGCCGAAAAAGCCGGCATGGAGGGCGTGAGCCATTATTATGTCATGAGCTGCTCCAACGGTTATTGGGGATACGTAACCACGCCCGAGGAATACTCCCTGCAATATTACGAAGGCGGCCATACCTTGTACGGCCCCGGGACCGGCGCATTTTTAGCGGCCCATCTTTCGGATATGGCGAAAAGCCTGGCTTCCGGCGATCAGGCCCCGGATTTGCCCTCCTCATGGGCCTTTGATTTAAAAACAAAGCATTATCTGATCAAAAAGGACGCTCCGGCGGAGGAACGAAAGGTGATCGGCCGGCCGGTCTATGAGCCGGAAGGCGACAACCTGGAAGCCTGCTGGACTGTATCCTGGGAGGACCTGCCGCCGGGCGTCATGGCGTTCGACCGCCCCATTGCTTCCGTGCAGGAGATGGACGGCGATCAATGGCGCGTCCTGACAAAGGAAGGAGAGCCCATTGACGACTCGGGCTACGACATCTCCGTCCAATTTGTTAAGATGAATTCCAAGACCGGCATGGGAATATACCAGGCGACCTGGCATGATCCGGTTAAGGAAAGCGGCAGGAAATTTCGCTTTGCCATTGCGCCGGGTGAACAGGGAGAGTATATTTTCTCCGACACCTTTAACTGA